A part of Catenulispora sp. MAP5-51 genomic DNA contains:
- a CDS encoding substrate-binding domain-containing protein yields the protein MKKTAAVVVATGLLLAGCSSSKSSPKASPGTTSPAASTSGATSGSSSAITASGPVKVAYAASLANLMEHDLGPAYDKATGGDFQGDAAGSTQLVTEIKGKVKQADVFISASTDANTGLTGDANGGWESWYATFGTAPLVIAYNPNSKFAADIKSKPWNQVITEAGFKMGSTDPKLDPKGKLAAQALTKDNIPASAVQVFPEEQLVGRLQSGQLDAGFFYSSEAAELNIPTVELGDIKLQATYTVSVLNKAPDADSGIAFVQYLLSDAGKAFMTKHGLQLQPVKVTGDAGSVPAQLKTVLNAG from the coding sequence GTGAAGAAGACAGCGGCCGTGGTCGTGGCCACCGGCCTTCTGCTGGCCGGGTGCAGCAGTTCCAAGAGCTCGCCGAAGGCAAGCCCCGGAACGACTTCACCCGCGGCCTCGACCTCCGGGGCGACCTCCGGGTCGTCGTCGGCGATCACCGCGTCCGGCCCGGTCAAGGTCGCCTACGCGGCCTCGCTGGCGAACCTGATGGAGCACGACCTGGGCCCGGCCTACGACAAGGCCACCGGCGGCGACTTCCAGGGCGACGCGGCTGGCTCCACCCAGCTGGTCACCGAGATCAAGGGCAAGGTCAAGCAGGCCGACGTCTTCATCAGTGCCTCCACCGACGCCAACACCGGCCTGACCGGCGACGCGAACGGCGGCTGGGAGTCCTGGTACGCCACCTTCGGCACGGCCCCGCTGGTCATCGCCTACAACCCGAACAGCAAGTTCGCCGCGGACATCAAGTCCAAGCCCTGGAACCAGGTGATCACCGAGGCCGGGTTCAAGATGGGCTCGACCGACCCGAAGCTGGACCCCAAGGGCAAGCTCGCGGCCCAGGCGCTGACCAAGGACAACATCCCCGCCTCGGCGGTGCAGGTGTTCCCCGAGGAGCAGCTGGTCGGCCGGCTCCAGTCCGGGCAGCTGGACGCCGGGTTCTTCTACTCCAGCGAGGCCGCGGAGCTGAACATCCCGACGGTCGAGCTCGGGGACATCAAGCTGCAGGCCACCTACACCGTCAGCGTCCTGAACAAGGCCCCGGACGCCGACTCCGGCATCGCCTTCGTCCAGTACCTGTTGAGCGACGCGGGCAAGGCCTTCATGACCAAGCACGGTCTGCAGCTCCAGCCGGTCAAGGTCACCGGCGACGCCGGATCCGTGCCGGCCCAGCTGAAGACCGTGCTCAACGCCGGCTGA
- a CDS encoding ankyrin repeat domain-containing protein, translating to MARKKKRLPKEFDTALGSGDLEAMKAVFATTELDARQGAYGPTALGVHGIPPELVAWLVAEGADIEAADTYHRTPLWQHARAGCDDLVSALLDAGADIQAPDQPALHAAAEGAKPSTVRLLLERGADPLAVVGRQNALAAGLARCTNIRLQEMADVAEALLDAGTPVTNQMRERVEAIGKKFEFHRAGFNPDYLPQTEAGLERLYGLFGVTPVEARRTHDGTSPITVTATAWDDRHQELWDFLVPSKGPAATAQGEAIRITGRLAHEVLGNGGINWDHDFRAMVRALPGLLASGVPLPEAQLAEAKTLAAGYRRNSPEEHTQRLSELAVTWVIANPDPLPTPEPAYLR from the coding sequence ATGGCGAGGAAGAAGAAGCGGCTGCCGAAGGAGTTCGACACCGCGCTCGGCTCCGGCGATCTGGAAGCGATGAAGGCGGTCTTCGCGACCACCGAGCTCGACGCCCGCCAGGGCGCCTACGGGCCGACCGCGCTCGGCGTGCACGGCATCCCGCCGGAACTGGTGGCGTGGCTGGTCGCCGAGGGGGCCGACATCGAGGCCGCCGACACCTACCACCGCACCCCGCTGTGGCAGCACGCGCGCGCCGGCTGCGACGACCTCGTCAGCGCTCTGCTGGACGCCGGCGCCGACATCCAGGCGCCGGACCAGCCCGCCCTGCACGCGGCCGCCGAAGGCGCCAAGCCGTCGACCGTGCGCCTCCTGCTCGAGCGCGGCGCGGATCCGCTGGCCGTCGTCGGGCGGCAGAACGCGCTCGCGGCCGGCCTCGCGCGCTGCACCAACATCCGGCTGCAGGAGATGGCTGATGTCGCCGAGGCATTGCTCGACGCCGGCACCCCCGTCACCAACCAGATGCGCGAGCGCGTCGAGGCGATCGGCAAGAAGTTCGAGTTCCACCGCGCGGGCTTCAACCCGGACTACCTTCCGCAGACCGAGGCCGGGCTGGAGCGCCTGTACGGACTCTTCGGCGTCACCCCGGTCGAGGCGCGACGCACCCACGACGGCACCTCGCCGATCACCGTGACCGCCACCGCGTGGGACGACCGGCACCAGGAGCTCTGGGACTTCCTCGTCCCCAGCAAGGGCCCGGCCGCCACTGCCCAGGGCGAAGCCATACGCATCACCGGCCGGCTGGCCCACGAGGTCCTCGGCAACGGCGGCATCAACTGGGACCACGACTTCCGGGCGATGGTCCGCGCCCTTCCCGGCCTGCTCGCCTCCGGTGTCCCGCTGCCCGAAGCGCAGCTCGCCGAGGCGAAGACGCTCGCCGCGGGCTACCGCCGCAACAGCCCCGAGGAGCACACCCAGCGGCTCAGCGAGCTGGCCGTGACGTGGGTGATCGCCAATCCCGATCCGCTTCCCACCCCGGAGCCCGCCTACCTTCGCTGA